The following coding sequences lie in one Mycobacterium gordonae genomic window:
- a CDS encoding class I SAM-dependent methyltransferase, translating into MTPSVDNPFFARVWPVFATHEAESVRALRRENLAGLSGRVLEIGAGSGTNFAYYPDAVTHVLAVEPEPRLVDLARAAAAVAPIPVVVTHETAEEIGDVEPFDAVVCSLVLCSVQDQGGVLRRLHSLLRPGGELRYLEHIASAGARGRLQRIADATIWPKMFGNCHTHRDTERAIVYSGFEVRTARREWTLPAWAPLPVSELALGRAHRP; encoded by the coding sequence ATGACCCCGAGCGTCGACAACCCCTTCTTTGCCCGGGTCTGGCCCGTTTTCGCCACCCACGAAGCCGAGTCGGTCCGCGCGCTGCGTCGAGAGAACCTGGCCGGCCTGTCGGGCCGGGTCCTCGAAATCGGGGCCGGCAGCGGAACCAACTTCGCCTACTATCCCGACGCCGTCACCCACGTACTCGCCGTCGAACCCGAGCCGCGGTTGGTGGATCTGGCCAGGGCGGCGGCGGCCGTTGCGCCGATTCCGGTAGTGGTGACCCACGAGACCGCTGAAGAGATCGGCGACGTGGAGCCGTTCGACGCCGTGGTCTGTTCGCTGGTGTTGTGCTCGGTGCAAGATCAGGGGGGCGTGCTGCGACGCTTGCATTCACTGCTGCGGCCCGGCGGGGAGTTGCGCTACCTCGAGCATATTGCCAGCGCCGGCGCGCGGGGCCGCCTGCAGCGGATCGCCGATGCGACCATCTGGCCCAAAATGTTCGGCAACTGCCACACCCATCGCGACACCGAGCGTGCGATCGTCTACTCCGGTTTCGAGGTGCGCACCGCGCGGCGGGAGTGGACGTTGCCGGCGTGGGCACCGCTTCCGGTATCCGAATTGGCGCTGGGTCGGGCGCACCGGCCCTAG
- a CDS encoding TetR/AcrR family transcriptional regulator: protein MHGLRRQRAPRGSGDRLRHEILDAATELLLETGQARAVSIRSVAQRVGVTSPSIYLHFQDKNALLDAVCARYLARLDEAMERAAVGHAGTVEVLRAQAMVYVRFALQTPELYRLATMSEWRSGSNVDTALDSSAFRHMRASVQSLMDEGVYLTDDPTRIALELWTAAHGVAAILIAKPHLPFGDVETFAQRVLGAVLCGHMVAGLVGADATSQRLVDWVLEQRPAQEA from the coding sequence GTGCACGGGCTGCGCCGCCAGCGCGCCCCACGCGGCTCGGGTGACCGGCTGCGTCACGAAATCCTGGATGCAGCAACGGAATTGCTTCTTGAAACCGGGCAGGCCCGGGCCGTCTCGATTCGATCGGTCGCGCAACGCGTCGGCGTCACATCACCGTCGATCTACCTGCATTTCCAGGACAAGAATGCGTTGCTGGATGCGGTGTGCGCGCGGTATTTGGCCCGACTCGACGAGGCGATGGAGCGGGCCGCAGTAGGGCACGCCGGCACCGTTGAGGTCCTCCGTGCCCAAGCGATGGTCTATGTGCGGTTCGCGCTGCAGACTCCGGAACTGTATCGGCTCGCCACCATGAGCGAGTGGCGCTCTGGGAGCAATGTCGATACGGCACTGGACAGTTCGGCGTTCCGGCACATGCGTGCCTCGGTCCAGTCGCTGATGGATGAGGGCGTCTACCTGACTGACGATCCGACCAGGATCGCCTTGGAGTTGTGGACCGCCGCGCACGGCGTGGCAGCCATTTTGATCGCCAAGCCGCACCTGCCGTTCGGCGACGTCGAGACGTTCGCACAGCGGGTTCTGGGCGCGGTACTGTGCGGTCATATGGTGGCAGGGCTCGTCGGCGCCGACGCGACGTCCCAGCGGTTGGTGGATTGGGTGCTCGAACAGCGCCCCGCGCAGGAGGCGTAG
- a CDS encoding DUF5302 domain-containing protein, whose translation MADTNPPESSETPEDDNKRKFREALERKMAKSSGGSDHREGGGKQSRAHGAAGNRREFRRKSG comes from the coding sequence ATGGCCGACACGAACCCCCCGGAATCGTCCGAAACCCCGGAGGACGACAACAAGCGCAAGTTCCGCGAAGCCCTCGAACGCAAGATGGCCAAGTCCTCGGGCGGCTCCGACCACCGGGAGGGAGGCGGCAAGCAGTCGCGGGCTCACGGTGCCGCCGGCAACCGTCGGGAGTTCCGTCGTAAGAGCGGCTAG
- a CDS encoding DUF1059 domain-containing protein, producing MKTHITCPCGEAIVGKDEDELVEMTQAHLASVHPGLDYDRDAILFMAY from the coding sequence GTGAAGACACACATAACGTGCCCGTGCGGGGAAGCCATCGTCGGTAAGGACGAGGATGAGTTGGTCGAAATGACTCAGGCTCACCTGGCCAGCGTTCACCCCGGTCTGGACTACGACCGGGACGCCATCTTGTTCATGGCCTACTGA
- a CDS encoding MMPL family transporter, with the protein MLQGIARLAIAAPRRIIGIALLVFVAAAIFGIPVANSLSPGGFQDPNSESARAITLLTDKFGQSGQQMLILVTAPGGASSDQARSAGTDLVDQLKKSPLVFNVTSAWTAPPEAGADLISKDGKSGLIVVNLKGGENDAQKNAQTLADQFVHDHDGVTVRAGGSAMEYAQINKQNQADLLVMEMIAIPFSFLVLVWVFGGLLTAALPMALGALAVVGSMSVLRLVTFTTEVSIFALNLSTALGLALAIDYTLLIISRYRDELAEGCDREQALIRTMATSGRTVLFSAVTVALSMAATVAFPMYFLKSFAYAGVATVAFVATASIVVTPAAIVLMGSRIDAFDVRRLLRRVFRRSEPVHKPVEQLFWYRSSKFVMRHWLPIGSAVVALLFLLGLPFFSVKWGFPDDRVLPTSASAHQVGDQLRDNFARDSATAVPIVVPDARGLTSDDLSRYAAGLSLVTDVSAVSAPTGTFIGGRPSGPPVAATGITDGSALLTVSSTAPLFSQASDNQLKRLHQVAGPGGRSVEMAGVAQVNRDSVDAVTDRLPLVLGLMAAVTFILLFLLTGSVVLPVKALVLNMLSLSAAFGALVWIFQDGHLGALGTTPSGTLVANMPVLLFCIAFGLSMDYEVFLVSRIREYWLASGAARPAKPSPAQAHAANDESVALGVARTGRVITAAALVMSMSFAALIAAHVSFMRMFGLGLTLAVIADATLVRMVLVPAFMHVMGRWNWWAPKPLVWIHQRFGISEGGSSEEPAGIAGHRVPSEADTAIMPSQRNGHDVHASVTRRG; encoded by the coding sequence ATGCTGCAGGGGATCGCACGACTGGCCATCGCGGCCCCACGACGAATCATCGGGATCGCACTGCTGGTGTTTGTCGCTGCCGCAATCTTCGGCATCCCGGTTGCCAACAGCCTCTCCCCGGGTGGTTTTCAGGACCCGAACTCAGAGTCGGCGCGCGCCATCACGCTGCTGACCGACAAGTTCGGGCAGAGCGGTCAGCAGATGCTGATCCTCGTCACCGCGCCCGGGGGAGCCAGTAGCGATCAGGCCCGCAGCGCGGGCACCGACCTCGTCGACCAGCTCAAGAAGTCGCCGCTGGTGTTCAACGTCACCTCGGCCTGGACGGCGCCGCCGGAAGCCGGCGCCGACCTCATAAGTAAGGACGGTAAGTCCGGCCTGATCGTCGTCAACCTCAAGGGCGGCGAAAACGACGCGCAGAAGAATGCCCAGACCCTGGCCGATCAGTTCGTGCACGACCACGACGGTGTCACCGTCCGCGCGGGTGGCTCGGCCATGGAGTACGCGCAGATCAACAAGCAGAACCAGGCCGACCTGCTGGTCATGGAGATGATCGCGATCCCGTTCAGCTTCCTGGTGTTGGTGTGGGTGTTCGGCGGGTTGTTGACAGCAGCGCTACCGATGGCCCTGGGCGCTCTGGCGGTGGTCGGATCGATGTCGGTGCTGCGGTTGGTCACTTTCACCACCGAAGTGTCGATCTTCGCGCTGAACCTGAGCACCGCCCTGGGACTGGCGCTGGCCATCGACTACACCCTGCTGATCATCAGCCGCTACCGCGACGAATTGGCCGAGGGCTGCGACCGCGAACAGGCGCTGATCCGCACGATGGCCACTTCCGGGCGCACCGTGCTGTTCTCAGCTGTCACTGTGGCGTTGTCCATGGCCGCGACGGTGGCCTTCCCGATGTACTTCCTCAAGTCATTCGCCTACGCCGGGGTGGCGACGGTGGCCTTCGTCGCGACGGCCTCGATCGTGGTCACCCCGGCCGCCATCGTGCTGATGGGTTCGCGGATCGACGCGTTCGATGTGCGACGTCTGCTGCGCCGGGTCTTCCGGCGCTCCGAACCGGTGCACAAGCCGGTTGAGCAGTTGTTCTGGTACCGCTCCAGCAAGTTCGTGATGCGCCACTGGCTGCCGATCGGTTCGGCCGTCGTCGCGCTGCTATTCCTGCTCGGGCTGCCGTTCTTCTCGGTGAAGTGGGGATTTCCGGACGACCGGGTGCTGCCCACCTCGGCGTCGGCGCATCAGGTGGGCGACCAACTGCGCGACAACTTCGCGCGCGACTCGGCGACCGCCGTGCCCATCGTCGTCCCCGACGCCCGCGGCCTGACGTCGGATGACCTCAGCCGGTACGCGGCCGGCCTGTCCCTGGTAACCGACGTGTCGGCGGTCTCCGCCCCAACGGGGACGTTCATCGGTGGCCGGCCGTCGGGCCCGCCGGTCGCGGCCACCGGGATCACCGACGGCAGCGCCTTGCTGACCGTGAGCAGCACCGCGCCGCTGTTCTCGCAAGCCTCGGACAACCAGCTCAAACGGCTGCATCAGGTGGCCGGGCCGGGCGGGCGCAGCGTTGAGATGGCCGGCGTCGCGCAGGTCAACCGGGACAGCGTCGACGCGGTGACCGACCGGCTGCCTCTGGTCCTGGGGTTGATGGCCGCGGTGACCTTCATCCTGCTGTTCCTGCTGACCGGCAGCGTGGTGCTGCCGGTGAAGGCGCTGGTGCTGAACATGCTCTCGTTGAGCGCCGCGTTCGGCGCGCTGGTGTGGATCTTCCAGGACGGCCACCTCGGCGCACTGGGCACCACCCCGAGCGGGACGCTGGTGGCCAACATGCCGGTGCTGCTGTTCTGTATCGCTTTCGGGTTGTCGATGGACTATGAGGTGTTCCTGGTCTCCCGTATTCGGGAGTACTGGCTGGCCTCCGGGGCGGCCCGGCCCGCGAAACCCAGTCCAGCGCAGGCGCACGCCGCCAACGACGAAAGCGTGGCGCTGGGGGTGGCTCGTACCGGTCGGGTGATCACCGCGGCAGCGCTGGTCATGTCGATGTCGTTCGCGGCACTGATCGCCGCGCACGTGTCCTTCATGCGCATGTTCGGTCTGGGCCTGACGCTCGCGGTAATCGCCGACGCCACCCTGGTGCGCATGGTCCTGGTCCCGGCGTTCATGCATGTGATGGGCAGGTGGAACTGGTGGGCGCCCAAACCCCTGGTGTGGATACACCAGCGCTTCGGCATCAGTGAGGGCGGCTCCAGCGAAGAGCCTGCCGGGATTGCCGGCCACCGGGTGCCGAGTGAGGCCGACACCGCCATAATGCCGTCGCAGCGCAATGGACACGACGTCCACGCGTCGGTGACGCGCCGTGGTTGA
- a CDS encoding PPOX class F420-dependent oxidoreductase → MGRHVFDDKLLAVISCNKIGVLATIKRDGRPQLSNVSYYFDARGLVLQVSITEPRAKTRNLRRDPRASLLVDADDGWSYAVAEGVAELTPPAMAPDDDTVEALIALYRNIAGEHPDWDEYREAMVTDRRVLLTMPISHVYGMPPGRR, encoded by the coding sequence ATGGGACGCCACGTCTTCGACGACAAGCTGTTGGCCGTGATCAGTTGCAACAAGATCGGAGTGTTGGCCACCATCAAACGAGACGGGCGGCCTCAGTTGTCCAACGTGTCGTACTACTTCGATGCGCGGGGTTTGGTGTTGCAGGTGTCGATCACCGAGCCGCGCGCCAAAACCCGTAATCTGCGCCGGGACCCGCGTGCCTCGCTGTTGGTCGATGCCGATGACGGATGGTCCTACGCGGTCGCCGAGGGTGTGGCCGAACTGACTCCGCCCGCGATGGCGCCCGACGACGACACCGTCGAGGCTCTGATTGCTTTGTACCGCAACATCGCTGGTGAGCATCCGGACTGGGACGAATACCGTGAGGCGATGGTCACCGATCGCCGGGTGCTGCTGACGATGCCGATTTCGCATGTGTACGGCATGCCGCCCGGCAGGCGGTAG
- a CDS encoding class I SAM-dependent methyltransferase, whose product MSKTPTHKVALTGVSETALLTLNARATEARRGDDRLIDDPMAVALVDSIDFDFAKFGPTRQDIAIRAQAFDAAARSYLSTHPAATVVALAEGLQTSFWRLEASLPQSQFRWLTVDLAPIIDIRKRLLPSSPRISVLAQSALDYSWIDSLDPSNGVFITAEGLLMYLQPEQSLELIAQCAKRFPGGQMLFDLPPRWFSLWSRLGIRTSLRYKVPAMPFSLSVAEAADLARTVPGVTAVHDVRLPKGRGLIFNTALSAIYRVPLLDPLRPNLTLLKF is encoded by the coding sequence GTGAGCAAGACCCCAACACATAAGGTCGCTCTCACCGGCGTCTCGGAGACCGCTTTACTGACGCTCAACGCCCGTGCCACCGAGGCGCGCCGGGGCGACGATCGGCTCATTGACGACCCGATGGCCGTCGCGCTGGTCGACTCCATCGATTTCGACTTCGCCAAGTTCGGCCCCACCCGCCAAGACATTGCAATCCGGGCGCAAGCCTTCGACGCCGCCGCCCGCTCATATCTGAGCACGCACCCGGCGGCCACCGTGGTGGCGTTGGCCGAAGGTCTGCAAACCAGCTTCTGGCGCCTGGAAGCCTCTCTTCCTCAGAGTCAATTCCGTTGGCTGACAGTGGATTTAGCACCCATCATCGACATCCGCAAGCGCCTGCTGCCGTCGTCACCGCGGATCTCGGTCCTGGCCCAGTCGGCGCTGGACTACAGCTGGATAGACTCTTTGGATCCCTCGAACGGGGTGTTCATCACCGCCGAGGGGCTGCTGATGTATCTGCAACCCGAACAATCGCTAGAGCTAATCGCCCAGTGCGCGAAGCGATTTCCGGGCGGCCAGATGCTGTTCGACCTGCCGCCGCGCTGGTTCAGCCTGTGGAGCAGACTGGGCATCCGCACTTCGCTGCGCTACAAAGTGCCGGCCATGCCGTTCAGTCTTTCGGTCGCTGAGGCGGCCGATCTCGCCCGAACGGTGCCGGGCGTCACCGCGGTTCACGACGTGCGGCTACCGAAGGGCAGGGGGCTGATTTTCAACACCGCGCTGTCGGCGATATACCGCGTACCGCTGCTGGACCCGCTGCGCCCGAATCTGACGCTCTTGAAGTTCTAG
- a CDS encoding DUF1697 domain-containing protein encodes MTKYAAFLRGVNVGGVNLRMAEVADALTDAGFNNVRTILASGNVLLESSANVATVRKKAETALRERFGYDAWVLAYDLDTVRAVNEAYPFDRDVDGQQSYVTFVTDADILDELAQLRPGPDEKIERGEGVIYWQVPKGGTLDSTIGKTMGMKRYKSSTTSRNLRTLAKVLS; translated from the coding sequence ATGACCAAGTACGCGGCATTCCTGCGCGGCGTCAACGTCGGGGGGGTCAATCTTAGGATGGCCGAAGTGGCCGACGCCCTGACCGACGCCGGATTCAACAACGTGCGCACCATCCTGGCCAGCGGCAATGTGCTTCTGGAATCGTCCGCGAACGTCGCGACAGTGCGCAAGAAGGCCGAGACCGCGTTGCGCGAACGGTTCGGCTACGACGCCTGGGTGCTGGCTTACGACCTGGACACGGTGCGTGCCGTCAACGAGGCCTATCCCTTCGATCGCGACGTCGACGGCCAGCAGTCCTACGTCACCTTCGTGACCGACGCCGACATTCTCGACGAATTAGCACAGCTTCGCCCCGGCCCGGACGAGAAGATTGAGCGCGGCGAGGGCGTCATCTACTGGCAGGTGCCCAAGGGCGGCACCCTGGACAGCACTATCGGCAAGACGATGGGCATGAAGCGCTACAAGTCCTCGACCACGTCGCGCAATCTGCGCACCCTGGCGAAGGTGCTCTCGTGA
- a CDS encoding 3-hydroxyacyl-CoA dehydrogenase: protein MEIRDAVAVVTGGASGLGLATTKRLLDAGAHVVVLDVRGEEAVAALGDLAHFAQTDVTDEDGVAKALDLAESLGPVRINVNCAGIGNAIKTLSKDGPFPLKGFKKVVEVNLIGTFNVLRLAAERIAKTEPLGGERGVIINTASVAAFDGQIGQAAYSASKGGVVGMTLPIARDLSRELIRVVTIAPGLFKTPLLGSLPEEAQKSLGKQVPHPARLGDPDEYGALAVHIIENPMLNGEVIRLDGAIRMAPR from the coding sequence GTGGAGATCAGGGACGCCGTCGCAGTCGTCACCGGAGGGGCATCCGGCCTGGGACTGGCCACCACCAAACGGCTGCTCGACGCCGGGGCGCACGTCGTGGTGTTGGACGTGCGGGGCGAAGAGGCGGTGGCCGCCCTCGGCGACCTGGCGCACTTCGCGCAGACCGACGTCACCGACGAGGACGGCGTCGCCAAGGCGCTGGATCTCGCCGAGTCCCTGGGCCCGGTGCGCATCAACGTCAACTGTGCCGGCATCGGCAACGCGATCAAGACGCTGTCCAAAGACGGGCCGTTCCCGCTGAAGGGCTTTAAGAAGGTGGTCGAGGTCAACCTGATCGGCACCTTCAACGTGCTGCGCCTGGCCGCTGAGCGGATCGCAAAGACCGAGCCGCTAGGGGGAGAGCGGGGCGTCATCATCAACACCGCATCCGTCGCCGCCTTCGACGGCCAGATCGGCCAGGCCGCGTACTCGGCCTCCAAGGGCGGCGTCGTGGGCATGACGCTACCGATCGCCCGGGATCTGTCGCGCGAGCTCATTCGCGTGGTGACCATCGCGCCGGGATTGTTCAAGACCCCGCTGCTGGGTTCCCTGCCCGAAGAAGCGCAGAAGTCGCTGGGCAAGCAGGTCCCGCACCCGGCCCGGTTGGGTGACCCGGACGAGTACGGCGCGCTCGCCGTGCACATCATCGAGAACCCGATGCTCAACGGTGAGGTGATCCGACTGGACGGCGCCATCCGGATGGCGCCGCGCTGA
- a CDS encoding HhH-GPD-type base excision DNA repair protein yields the protein MPKLQLVQDRAADALLESNPFALLVGMLLDQQIPMETAFAGPKKIADRMGGLDAAEIADHDPDKFAALCSEKPAIHRFPVSMAKRIQTLAQTIVDRYDGDTAALWTAGDPDGKELLKRLKALPGFGEQKAKIFLALLGKQYGVTPTGWRAAAGEYGKAGTHMSIADIVDAESLGQVRSYKKQMKAASKGKAAT from the coding sequence GTGCCGAAACTGCAGCTTGTTCAAGATCGCGCCGCCGACGCGTTGCTGGAGTCCAACCCCTTCGCGCTGCTCGTGGGGATGCTGCTTGACCAGCAGATTCCCATGGAGACGGCCTTCGCCGGCCCCAAGAAGATCGCCGATCGGATGGGCGGTCTCGACGCCGCTGAGATCGCCGACCACGACCCCGACAAGTTCGCCGCGCTCTGCTCGGAAAAGCCTGCGATTCACCGGTTTCCGGTATCGATGGCCAAGCGCATCCAAACGCTGGCACAGACCATCGTCGACCGGTACGACGGGGACACCGCGGCGTTGTGGACGGCCGGGGACCCCGACGGCAAGGAATTGCTGAAGCGGCTCAAGGCGCTTCCCGGGTTCGGCGAGCAGAAGGCCAAGATCTTCCTTGCACTGCTCGGCAAGCAGTACGGCGTGACGCCGACGGGCTGGCGGGCGGCCGCGGGAGAGTACGGCAAAGCGGGCACGCACATGTCTATCGCCGATATCGTCGATGCTGAGTCACTGGGACAGGTGCGGTCGTACAAAAAGCAGATGAAAGCGGCATCGAAAGGAAAGGCGGCAACGTGA
- a CDS encoding Rv1157c family protein, translated as MASTWNLSKGLAAVVVTSAAALMLVPSAAADPATPPPNPTQQLPGLPALTELSPIIQQAAGNPGQATQLLMAAAQAFTHNPTAPSEAKNVASSVNQFVADPAGTPHLSSQVPPGGTPPEGAAVPHVPPPGVEPGTLPHLPTGVDPSHAAGPAAPDAVPSVVSPRPVSPPPPGPEPAPRALPAPAPAAAPAAAPAPAAAPAPAPAPAPAAAPAPAPAPAAQPAPAPAPAPAPAPAPAAAPAAAAPVFGPDAPPTQDFMYPSIGTNCLGDGTNALATALSVAGPAPIPTPGPGPGQTAYVFTAVGTPGPAEVQRLPLNVTWVNLTTGKSGSATLKPRTDINGEGPTTLTAIVDTGSGSIMSTIFGQVTTKDRQCQFMPTIGSTVVP; from the coding sequence GTGGCAAGCACTTGGAATCTGTCCAAAGGTTTGGCCGCAGTCGTCGTCACTTCGGCTGCCGCGCTCATGCTCGTTCCGAGCGCGGCAGCCGACCCGGCGACACCGCCGCCCAACCCCACTCAACAGCTTCCGGGCCTGCCGGCGTTGACCGAGTTGAGCCCGATAATCCAGCAGGCAGCCGGAAATCCGGGGCAGGCGACGCAGCTTCTGATGGCCGCCGCGCAGGCCTTCACCCACAATCCGACAGCACCCAGTGAGGCCAAGAACGTCGCCTCGTCGGTCAACCAGTTCGTGGCCGACCCCGCTGGCACACCGCATCTGAGCAGCCAGGTACCTCCCGGTGGCACCCCGCCCGAAGGGGCGGCGGTGCCGCACGTGCCGCCGCCCGGCGTCGAACCCGGCACGCTCCCGCATCTGCCGACGGGCGTCGACCCGAGCCACGCAGCGGGTCCCGCGGCACCGGACGCGGTCCCCTCGGTGGTCAGTCCCCGGCCGGTATCTCCGCCCCCGCCCGGACCGGAACCCGCCCCCCGTGCGCTACCCGCACCCGCACCAGCCGCCGCGCCCGCGGCGGCGCCCGCACCCGCGGCGGCGCCCGCGCCGGCTCCGGCTCCCGCACCAGCCGCCGCGCCCGCGCCGGCTCCGGCCCCAGCCGCTCAACCAGCGCCGGCTCCCGCTCCGGCACCGGCGCCGGCTCCCGCTCCCGCTGCCGCACCGGCGGCCGCCGCTCCGGTATTCGGCCCTGACGCCCCGCCCACCCAGGACTTCATGTACCCGTCGATCGGCACGAACTGCCTCGGGGACGGCACCAATGCCCTGGCCACAGCGCTATCGGTGGCCGGGCCGGCCCCCATCCCGACGCCGGGTCCCGGACCGGGCCAGACCGCCTATGTGTTCACCGCCGTCGGTACCCCCGGGCCCGCGGAGGTGCAGCGGCTGCCCCTGAATGTCACGTGGGTCAACCTCACCACCGGCAAATCGGGCAGTGCCACCCTCAAGCCGCGCACCGACATCAACGGCGAAGGTCCGACGACGCTGACCGCCATTGTGGACACCGGATCGGGCAGCATCATGTCGACGATCTTCGGGCAGGTCACCACGAAGGATCGTCAGTGCCAGTTCATGCCCACCATCGGCTCGACGGTGGTGCCCTGA
- a CDS encoding endonuclease domain-containing protein has product MRAEPSFPFLGSEAVTSGKLRRHQLRSRYRAVLPDVYIPRDEVLTLRQRTVAAWLWSRREGVIAGLSASAWHGSKWVDEHLPIELIWRNARPPRGVRTYDMQLLPGEGAFLAGLPITTPRRTAFDIGRRTPLGSAVANLDALMRATTITADEVHTVAEQHPGARGLRQLETALGLVDTGSQSPKETSLRLLLIRAGLPRPATQIPVTMQEGKVYYLDMGWEDLMVAVEYDGEHHRTDRWQYTKDNHRRETLERLGWIVVRVTMTDRPDNIMGRVRDALECRKSNLR; this is encoded by the coding sequence ATGCGAGCGGAGCCGTCTTTCCCATTCCTCGGCAGCGAGGCAGTGACGAGCGGGAAGCTGCGGCGACACCAGTTGCGTTCTCGCTACCGTGCGGTCCTGCCCGACGTCTACATCCCGCGCGACGAAGTCCTTACGTTGCGACAGCGCACCGTAGCGGCTTGGTTGTGGTCACGCCGCGAGGGTGTGATCGCCGGGCTCTCGGCGTCCGCCTGGCATGGATCGAAATGGGTGGATGAACATCTGCCGATTGAGTTGATCTGGCGGAATGCGCGGCCACCTCGCGGAGTCCGTACCTACGACATGCAGCTGCTGCCCGGCGAGGGGGCCTTTCTGGCGGGCTTACCGATCACCACGCCGCGACGCACCGCCTTTGACATCGGCCGTCGTACGCCGCTTGGCTCGGCGGTCGCCAACCTGGACGCCCTGATGCGTGCCACCACCATCACCGCCGATGAGGTGCACACCGTAGCCGAGCAGCACCCGGGCGCACGGGGACTCAGACAGTTGGAAACGGCGCTGGGGCTCGTCGACACGGGCTCCCAATCACCGAAGGAAACGTCGTTGCGGCTGTTGCTCATACGCGCAGGGCTACCACGCCCAGCCACCCAGATTCCGGTGACCATGCAGGAGGGCAAGGTGTACTACCTCGATATGGGCTGGGAGGACTTGATGGTCGCGGTTGAATACGACGGCGAACACCACCGCACCGACCGTTGGCAGTACACCAAAGACAACCACCGGCGGGAGACTCTGGAACGGCTGGGATGGATCGTCGTCCGGGTGACCATGACCGATCGTCCCGACAACATCATGGGCAGAGTGCGCGACGCACTGGAATGTCGGAAGTCGAATCTGCGCTGA
- a CDS encoding GntR family transcriptional regulator codes for MELRDLLKVDVKAGKPIFDQLRTGVIDGVRAGSLPPGTRLPTVRDLAGQLGVAANTVARAYRELESAAIVETRGRFGTFISRFDPTDAAMAAAAKEYVEVARALGLTKSDAMRYLTNVPDD; via the coding sequence GTGGAGTTGCGCGATTTGTTGAAGGTCGATGTGAAGGCGGGCAAACCGATATTCGACCAGCTCAGAACGGGAGTGATCGACGGGGTCCGAGCCGGTTCGTTGCCGCCGGGCACCCGACTGCCGACGGTGCGCGACCTGGCGGGTCAGTTGGGCGTCGCCGCCAACACAGTTGCGCGGGCCTACCGCGAGCTCGAGTCCGCGGCAATAGTCGAAACGCGGGGACGCTTCGGCACTTTCATCTCACGGTTCGATCCGACCGATGCCGCGATGGCGGCGGCGGCCAAGGAGTATGTTGAGGTTGCCCGGGCGCTGGGGCTGACCAAGTCCGACGCCATGCGCTATCTCACCAATGTGCCGGACGACTAG
- a CDS encoding NAD-dependent deacylase, whose protein sequence is MRVTVLSGAGISAESGVPTFRDDKNGLWARFDPYELSSVQGWERNPERVWGWYLWRHYLVADVQPNAGHRAIAQWQQHAEVSAVTVVTQNVDDLHERAGSTAVHHLHGSLFEFRCARCGLPYTDPLPVMTEAAIEVEPPVCHCGGLIRPDIVWFGESLPQGPWQSALDATENADVVVVVGTSSVVYPAAGLPELALARGTAVIEVNPEDTPLSPHATLCVRESASQALPGLLERLPALFN, encoded by the coding sequence ATGCGAGTGACGGTGCTGAGCGGCGCGGGGATCTCGGCGGAGAGCGGCGTCCCGACGTTCCGTGACGACAAGAACGGATTGTGGGCCCGCTTCGACCCGTACGAGCTGTCCAGCGTCCAGGGCTGGGAGCGCAATCCCGAGCGGGTGTGGGGCTGGTATCTGTGGCGCCATTACCTGGTTGCTGACGTGCAACCCAATGCGGGCCACCGCGCGATCGCGCAGTGGCAGCAACACGCGGAGGTCAGTGCCGTCACCGTCGTCACGCAGAATGTCGATGACCTGCACGAGCGTGCGGGCAGCACAGCGGTACACCACCTGCACGGCAGCCTTTTTGAATTCCGCTGCGCGCGTTGTGGTTTGCCATATACCGACCCGCTGCCGGTGATGACGGAGGCCGCAATCGAGGTGGAGCCGCCGGTGTGTCACTGCGGCGGCCTGATCCGGCCCGACATCGTCTGGTTCGGCGAGTCGCTGCCGCAGGGTCCGTGGCAGAGCGCACTCGATGCGACCGAAAACGCGGATGTGGTGGTGGTGGTCGGAACTTCGTCGGTCGTCTATCCGGCAGCCGGGCTCCCCGAGCTGGCATTGGCCCGCGGCACCGCAGTGATAGAAGTCAATCCCGAGGACACGCCGTTGTCGCCACACGCCACACTATGTGTGCGCGAGTCGGCCAGCCAGGCGTTGCCCGGGCTGCTGGAGCGGTTGCCCGCACTGTTCAACTAG